TCTGAAAGTAAGCCCGAATAAAGATTCCAGCGAAACATTCTCCCTGCAAATTCAGGATGCAGAAATCATGCAGGTGCTGGACATGTTGGGCGAATTGTCGGGCATGAATATTTTGACCGCACAGGGCGTTGCCGGAACCATCACAGCGAATTTGAAAAATGTAACACCGATCCAGGCACTGGAAGCAATCTTACGTTCACGAGATCTGACTTCGGAAAAAGAAGGTGACTTTGTTTACGTTATGACCCAGGCACAAATGGAGCAGAAAAAGAAATCCAACCGGAAAGTCGTCACCAAATTGTATAGTCCGTTTTATGTCAGTGCTAAAGAGTTACAGACTTTAATCACACCCATTCTGACAGAAAATATCGGCGTTGTCTCACTCACCACTCCCAGTGAAGTGGGTATTTCACCCGATGCAACGAGTGCGGGCGGCGATTCGTTTGCACAAACTGACGCGATTCTGGTTCGCGATTATCCCGATGTTCTGGAAGAAGTAGATCGTCTGCTGGAAACGATGGACGTCCCTCCGATGCAGGTCGTGATTGAAGCCATGATTATCAGTGTCAGGCTGACCGATGACATGCGGTTCGGCGTCAACTTTGCCATGCTGAGCGGCGATAACAAAAACCTGGTGGTTGATGGCAATGGCCGGGTATTAAATAATGCCAGTGGTTTTCCGGGTTCCGGAAGTTCGTCCATTGTGCCGCCCACGGGACAATTCCTGGCTGATGTGGCCGGCCTGAAATACGGATTCTTACATGGCGATATCAGCGGTTTCATTGAAGCCTTAGAAGATATTACTGAGACAAATCTGATTGCTTCACCTCAACTGCGGGCTTTAAACAAACAAAAAGCGGAACTGATCATCGGCGACCGCATCAGTTATTCCACAGTCACACAAAACGGAACGACTTCGATTCAGAACGTCAACTTTCTGGATTCGGGAATCGTGTTAAACATGCGACCCTTTATTACCCCCGATGGACAGATTCGGATGGAAATTCATCCTGAACGGAGTTCTGCCACGATTAACCCCCGAACCGAACTGCCTGACTTACAGACAACCGAAGTGACGACAAACGTCATGGTGCGTGACGGGAATACCGTGGTGATTGGTGGTTTAATAGAAGAACGTGTTTCCGATGCAAAAAACCAGGTTCCATTGCTAGGAGCCATTCCCGTGATTGGCAATGCTTTTCGGCAGAAACGGGAAATCACGGAACGAACCGAGTTAATCGTGCTGATTACGCCGCGCATCGTGCAGCCTGAACTTGCCCAGGCTGAGGGTGAGTTATTGGAATATCAAGAAGCAGAACGGCTGGATACCTTTAAGAAAAACTTCCTGCCGATCAACCAGATACGGATTGTCCAGACACAGATCAAACAAGCCAAAAAATACCTGAGAATCGGTAATCTACCCAAAGCGAAACATCATATTGATATTGCCGTTCGACTGGACAAGAACAATATTGAAGCCATCCAATTACAGAAATACATTGACGAAGCACTAAAAAATCGAAACCGCAGCATGATCGGATTACCTCCGGTCTCTTCCCCCGGAGTCCATGTTCCCACATTGGAGGGAGATCAATAAAAATGGCTCGGTTTTCTGCGCTCCAGTTGTTGTTTCTGGTTAGTGCTGCTTCTCTGATCTGCAGTGGCTGTCAGTCGGTTCCGGTTTCGACTTTGTCATTTCTCTCAAATCAGCCAGTGGAAACAGAGGACTCTGAGCTGGAACAGCTTGTGGACCAGCCAGCTGTAAACACCAGGACTTCTCCCTATAAACGACAGGCGAATGAACTGGTACAACAGGCCGTGAATCATTATTCCAATGGAGAATTATCTCAGGCAAAAATTCTGTTGGCCTCGGCTCGAGAAATTGACCCCGGTCATATTGGGACCTTCGAGATCGAAGCACAACTTTCGTATGACATGGGAGATCGGAACCAATTTTTGCAGTCTCTGCGTGCGATTCGTGCCGCGAGCCCGAATGATTCACAAAAGCAGAGCGCCATTGGGACTCTATTTTTTCAAGCTGGTCAGACACAGGAAGGGATTGCCTGTCTGAAGCGCGCCATCGAATTAAAACCCTATGATGAAAACTATGCGCTAAAACTGGCTGCATTTTATGAACAAACCGGAAGGACTGATGAAGCACAGCAGATTCTGTTACGTGCGCTGCATACTTCACCCGGTAGTAAGCGGCTCCCAATTGCACTGGGGCGGGTTTGTGAATCCAATCAACAGTGGGCTCAGGCCAGCGTCTACTATGCGATGGTGGTCAATCATTTCCCCAAAAATCATGTCTGGCGAAAACATCGCGCCCGCTGCCTGTACCATGCAGGTAATTTTTCTGAGGCATTTGAACAATTCATCATCTGCCGGCAAAACGATCCAGAATCACTTTCTCTGTCTGAGATGATCGCATTCGGCGATGCCGCTCTGCGGTTGGGAGACCTGGAAACAGCGCAACATCTGTTTGATGAAATTTCAGAAACACATCAGCACCAGTTACTCCATGTAGAGATATTACGCGGGTTATGTGCAATAAACCGCGGCCAGAATATCAGTGCAAAGTCAATAATCAATACAGCCCGCAAAAAATGGCCCGCAGACCCGACATTGTTAGAGGTAGCAGCCTTGGTCCCTGCGGAATAGAAAAACCGCCTTATTCCTGCGAGGCATGGACGTGCTTATACATGCCATTCTGCTGATTACATTCTGCATCACGGAATTGGACAACCGGCATTTCGTAACCTAGATTTAAGTAGTGAGATACCTCCTGATCTCCATTCGTTGGGATCTGTGAGGCATGCTCTTCATCTGGAAGACGAAATTCGTTGTTTGTTTTTCAGTAGTGCTTTGCGCCTACTGAGAAAGTAATCGGCTATGAAAATTTATGGCAAATATTGGTTTCTGGTGGTACTGCTCATCATTGTGAGCTGCGCAGACAGCCTGCTTGTAGCCAGCAATTTAGCCGGGACGGCAACCGCATTTGCAGTATCACTTTTTGCATCTCTGGCTGGCTGGATCTGGCTTGTGAAAAGTATCCAGAAGGATCAACAGCAGGTCACATCCTGTCTGAGAAATCCTGGATTAACGCGCCCGGGGTTCCAACGTAAAAACTTTTTTGGAAATATTTTTTCTGAAGCGATTCAGAAAATTGAGGAATCTGATACCGAGCTGGCATCCACAAAACAAGTTAAGACGATGCTCAAGGCGCGCGTCAATACCTTACTTAAAAAAGAAACCTTACTGGAATCGGTACTGGGGTGCCTCGATACTGGTATTCTGATATTCGACGCACAGCATGAACTGGAGTACTCAAATACTTCTGCAAGTCCGTTTCTGATTCCGGAATCAGATCGACGCGAGAACTTCCTCGATTCAAGTTTGTCACTGGGCAAAGCATTAATGAATAATGCTGTCATTCCTGAACTTTCCCAGTTACTGGCAAAGACCATCGAACGCAAAGCCGCAACGCAACGCAGACGAATCGAATTCGAGTTTACGGTCAATGGATCCAAATCATATTACCGGGCCATCGCAACCAATCTACGCGACGAGCACGAGCAGGTACTGGGTACTGTGGTCGTCGTGGATAACATTGGCGAAGAAAACAATCAAAAAACGAAACACGCTGAATTCGTATCATCTGTGGCACACGAGTTAAAAACACCAATGTCGGGAATCAAGGCTTATGTCGAGATGCTGATAGATGGTGACTGTGAGGAAGATGAGGCACAAGAGTTATACGGCTTTATCAATCAACAGATTGACCGCCTGACGCGGTTGGTTAACAGTATGCTCAACCTGGCCCGCATTGAAAGCGGCGTGGTTGAAATTAAGCGGCATGATTGCGAGTTGAACGATATCCTGAAATCGGCTTCCGATGTAGTCTCGCCGAATGCCACGGAAAAAGACATTGCATTTTCTACAGAATTAAGCGACCTGTATTTACCCGTACATGTCGATAAAGACATGCTGGGGCAGGCGATTATCAACCTGTTATCCAATGCAGTCAAATATACACCCCACGGTCACGAAGTCCGTTTACGGAGTCGTATGGAAGATGCTTCTGCCGTGATTGAAGTTCGTGATACGGGACTGGGTATTCCAGAGGATTCACTGCCTCATATTTTTGATCGATTCTATCGCGTTCCCGAAAACAATGCCTCGGCAGCGGGAACCGGACTGGGTCTGGCTCTGGTACACTTCATTGTGACCAATGTACACAATGGTTCGATCTCGGTTCAATCTAAGGTGAACGAGGGAACTTGTTTCACCGTTACGATTCCATTAGGCCACAAAGAACAGAAAAAGAAAAAACAGCTGGCATCGCCGGCAAATGTTTAAGCAGGATCATGCCCCTCGCAAGTCCTTAACGAAATTGGTGATATAATAAGGAAATATCAATGGCTCATCTGATTTACGTTTGTGATGATGATTCACACATTGTTCGCGCCATCAGCATGAAACTCAGAAAAGCGGGTTTCGAAGTGGAATGTTTTCCCGATGGTTTTGCCTGCTGGGAAAAAGTGCAAGTCCGTGCACCGCAGATGATCATTACCGACCTGCAAATGCCACGCATGAATGGATTGGAACTTTGTGGAAAAATTCGCGAATTTCCGGAAACCAAGACAATTCCACTTACGTTACTGACAGGGAAAGGTTTTGAATTCGACCACGATGAGTACATGGAGACATTGAAGATTACCAACGTTATGGTCAAACCATTCAGTCCCAAAAAACTGCTCACTCAAGTCCAGGAAAGTCTGAACCTCACCAACGATGTGATTGGTTAGCAGCTACAACAATTCAACTTTGCTGAAATTTTATAATATTATGCGAAACTATTATACTGCCATCCAGTTCTGGTCCTATTCGCTGCTGGTAGTCTGCCTGTGTCCGCTCGCCGTTTTTCTGGGTTCGTACATGGGCTGGCCGCTCGGTATTGCGCCATTATTACTGCTGGCTCCCATTACTGTTCTGGCGGCGATTTCCTCGCCCCGGGTCTGTTCATGGACCATTACAGTATTGGCCGTTGGCGCCTGTTTTTCGGAGATCTTTTTTCGATCGGATATCAGTGAAGTCAAAACCACTTATCCACTCAGCATCATGAGTGCCGCCGTGTTGATTGGGTTGACGTTATTGATCGATGCTTACATTGGAAAACTGCGCGGAAAACTCTCTCAGATTTATAATCAGAATGATGAACTGGTTCGCCAGTTGTATGAATGTCAGAGAGAGACACAACCTGTATCAGATAAATCCCCTTCCGGAGCAGATAAAAAAGAAAAAATGCAGGTCGAATCGAAAGAGAATCCGGATGCGGAATTCGGCGTCAATTATCCTTTATTGCTTCTGACATTGCAGGATATCGGGCGCCGTATCTCAACAAATCAGTCGAATGAATCCTTGATCCCGACAGTGATCAGTACCGCCAAAGCTTCTCTGCAATGCGAATACTGTCAGGTTTATTTGTGGGATAGTAAAGCGAGTGCATTGAAAAATGCGCTGCCAGTACGAAGTCGTGATAAACACGAATATCGACCCGTTCCCAATAGTGGTGTTGCTGCGTGGGTGATTGAAAATCGTCAGATCGTCATGAGAAACGATGCTGAAAAAGACTATCGGTTGAAACGCATTCTGGAAGAAGATCCACACATGCCGGATGCGATTGCACCCTTGACTGTGGGTTCCGAGCTCATCGGCCTGCTGATCATCGATAAAGTCGACATTGAATCTCCCACCATTGGACGTTTGATTTACATTCTTTCCAATATTTATGCACTGGGTATCAAGAACTCTCAGTTGTTTAAACGAATCGAAGAAATGGCCAGCCGCGATGGTTTAACAGGACTGCTCAACCATGCCACGTTCCAGGATAAGCTGCAAGAGTTGATTAAAAATGCAGAAGCACAATCCACGACGCTCAGCATCATCATGAGTGACATTGATCATTTCAAATCGTTCAATGACACATACGGGCATCAGGCGGGAGACTTCGTCTTGAAAGAAGTCGCTCGCATCTGGAAAACCGTCATGCCGGAAAATGCGATTGTCGCCCGATATGGCGGTGAGGAATTTATCGGAGTGTTGGCAGATCATGAGTATTCTCAGGCAGTACAAATCGCCGAAGATCTGCGCGAAACACTCGAAAACTGCCCCATTTTATTTGAAGGCCAGCAATTACAGGTCACGGCCAGTTTTGGTGTGACAGAACTCAGACACCCAGCCACCACAACCAACGAACTCGTGAAAGTGGCAGACGAATATTTATACAAGGCGAAAGAAGCGGGTCGAAATCAGGTCGCAGGCATTGCACCGAATTCAGCAAGAAAACCCAGTAACTAGACAATAATCCCATGCAGATCACAACAGAAATATTTGGAAATGTGCTGGTTGCACACACGCCAGACGAATTAACGGATGATACATCCATCGAATTCGTTAACGCTCTGTCTGCAGCCATAAATGATCAACATTACCAGGTCGTCCTGCAGATGGATCGTAGTGAGTTGTTAGATAGTGCTGGATTAACAGCACTGTTGGACTTACAGGATCTGACACGCGAACAAGGGGGAAACCTGAAAATCAGCGGGCTGGAAGATCCTGGAAAGAAAATTCTGGAATTGACGCGGCTTGATCAGCGAATTGATCTGTTCGATTCCGTGATCGAAGCCGTTTCCAGTTTTCATTAAACACAAATTAAACTGATATGAATACGAATTCCCTGTTACAACCGAAAATGCGACTCGGTGATCTACTCATTTATAAAGAGTATATCACTCTGGAACAGTTAGAGTCCGCGCTGGAGGAGCAGTCACAGGGAGACGGGGATCAGCTACTCGGCGAATTGCTGGTCAATAATGAATATTGCACCGAAGAACAGGTTCTGGAATGTCTGGCTTTGGAATTTCGAATTCCTTATGTGCAGCTCGACAGCCGCATGTTCGACTCGAAAATCTTCGATGTACTGCCGCGGGAATTTGTGGAAAAACACACTGTCCTTCCGCTGTTTAAAGTCCGCAATGTACTCACCGTTGCCGTCGCTGAACCGACGAACGTATTTCTTGTCGATCAATTACGAGATCTGACAAAATCCGAAGTGCAAATTGTAGCCGCCAGTGCCCGCGAAATTCGGCGCATGGTGCAAACTTATATGCCCAACACCAATGTGTTCGTGATCGACGATATCATTGATGATGCAAACGGCACGAATGTAGAACTCATCGAAGAATCGATTGATGATATCGGTTTTGATGTGGAGTTTGCCGGCCAAAGTCCGATTATTAAGCTTGTCAACTATATCGTTTACAATGCGGTTCGCGAAGGTGCCAGTGATATCCATATTGAACCAACTGAGTCGCAGTTGCGCGTTCGCTACCGTGTTGACGGGGTTCTACAACAGGCATTGGAGCCGCCAGTGCATCTGGCGCCTGCTGTCTCTTCTCGTATTAAAATTATGGCCAGCCTCGACATCAGCGAACGCCGTCTGCCACAAGACGGCAGAATTCATGTTTTGATGGAGGGACGCCCCATCGACTTGCGTGTCAGCACACTGCCGATGCCCACAGGCGAAAAAGTGGTCATCCGTATTCTCGATAATCGCAGCGTGAATATCTCACTGGAACAATTGGGATTCAGTTCGGAAGTGCTGGAAAATTTCACAGAACAACTGGAAAAGCCGAATGGAATCATTCTGGTTACCGGCCCTACGGGGAGTGGTAAAAGTACAACACTCTACGCTGCGTTAAATGCGGTCAGTTCCATTGAGAAGAATGTCTGTACGGTCGAAGACCCGATTGAATATCAGTTGCCAATTATTAATCAGTTTCAGGTCAACGAAAAAATTGGTCTCTCGTTCGCATCGATTCTAAGAAGTCTCCTGCGACAAGACCCCGATGTGATCATGGTAGGTGAAATTCGAGACCAGGAAACAGGAAAAATTGCGATCCAGGCTGCTCTAACGGGGCACCTTGTTTTCAGCACACTGCATACCAACGATGCGATTTCAGCAATCACGCGCTTAATCAACATGGGCGTTGATGATTATCTGATCGGTGCCGCGGTCAATATGGCACTTGCTCAGCGACTCTGTCGAAAACTCTGTCCAAAGTGCAAAACACCTTACGAGCTTCCAAAAGCAATGCAGCTTGCCGTTGAACGGGTCGGACTGGACATCGACGAATTTTATAAAGGCAAGGGTTGCAAACGTTGCCGTAATACCGGATTTTCCGGGCGTATTGGCGTGCACGAAATTCTGACGGTCGACGACCAATTACGCGAAATCATTACGACGGATCCGACTGTTGCTGCCGTAAAAGAGTATGCACAGAATAACGGAATGATTCCTCTACGCTACGATGCTCTACGCAAAGCTAAGGAAGGTATGACTACGATTGAAGAAGCACTCAAAGTCAGTGACGAGGGTTGGATTCCTCAAAAATCAGCGATCCTACACTAAACACAGTTTTTGTTTTTAACAAACTGAAAAAGATATATAGAGGCCTGAGAAAGCGACTCAACCATGGAAATGAATGATCTGTTACACGCAGCCGTTGATAGTAATGCTTCCGATATTCTACTGGTGACTGATGCGCCTCCCATGTTTCGAATTGATGGGAAATTGAATACGACTGCGCTGGAAGCACTCGATCCGGAAACCATCCGAGACCTGTGTGATCAGGTACTCAAAGATAAGCAAAAAGCAACTCTCGAAAAACAAAAAGACGTTGACTTCGCGATCACAGTTCCCCGACTGGGACGTTTTCGTTTTAACATCCATGTTCAACGGGGTTCTTTAGCAGCAGCAATTCGGCGTTTTTCCAATGATATTTGTACGTTAAGCAGCCTCGAGTTACCACCGGTAGTGGAAGAACTGACTCGCTTGAAGACCGGATTAATTCTCGTCACCGGTCAGACCGGATCCGGTAAATCGACGACACTGGCCGCGATGGTAGAAGCGATTAATCAGCGGGACCCAAAACATATTATTACTCTTGAAGATCCAATTGAATATCAGTTCAAACATGGAAAATCTCTGATTGAGCAACGAGAAATTGGAGAGGATTGCCCGGGTTTTGCTTCGGGACTCAAGCATGTACTCAGGCAGGATCCTGATGTGATTATGGTAGGAGAATTGCGAGATCTGGATACCATCCGTGTCGCATTGCAGGCTGCGGAAACCGGTCACCTGGTATTGGCATCACTGCACGTTTCCAGTGCCGCTGGCGTTGTGGATCGCCTGGTCGAAGTCTTTCCGCCACAAGAACAGTCACAGATT
This genomic interval from Gimesia alba contains the following:
- a CDS encoding tetratricopeptide repeat protein; its protein translation is MARFSALQLLFLVSAASLICSGCQSVPVSTLSFLSNQPVETEDSELEQLVDQPAVNTRTSPYKRQANELVQQAVNHYSNGELSQAKILLASAREIDPGHIGTFEIEAQLSYDMGDRNQFLQSLRAIRAASPNDSQKQSAIGTLFFQAGQTQEGIACLKRAIELKPYDENYALKLAAFYEQTGRTDEAQQILLRALHTSPGSKRLPIALGRVCESNQQWAQASVYYAMVVNHFPKNHVWRKHRARCLYHAGNFSEAFEQFIICRQNDPESLSLSEMIAFGDAALRLGDLETAQHLFDEISETHQHQLLHVEILRGLCAINRGQNISAKSIINTARKKWPADPTLLEVAALVPAE
- a CDS encoding sensor histidine kinase; this encodes MKIYGKYWFLVVLLIIVSCADSLLVASNLAGTATAFAVSLFASLAGWIWLVKSIQKDQQQVTSCLRNPGLTRPGFQRKNFFGNIFSEAIQKIEESDTELASTKQVKTMLKARVNTLLKKETLLESVLGCLDTGILIFDAQHELEYSNTSASPFLIPESDRRENFLDSSLSLGKALMNNAVIPELSQLLAKTIERKAATQRRRIEFEFTVNGSKSYYRAIATNLRDEHEQVLGTVVVVDNIGEENNQKTKHAEFVSSVAHELKTPMSGIKAYVEMLIDGDCEEDEAQELYGFINQQIDRLTRLVNSMLNLARIESGVVEIKRHDCELNDILKSASDVVSPNATEKDIAFSTELSDLYLPVHVDKDMLGQAIINLLSNAVKYTPHGHEVRLRSRMEDASAVIEVRDTGLGIPEDSLPHIFDRFYRVPENNASAAGTGLGLALVHFIVTNVHNGSISVQSKVNEGTCFTVTIPLGHKEQKKKKQLASPANV
- a CDS encoding response regulator, producing MAHLIYVCDDDSHIVRAISMKLRKAGFEVECFPDGFACWEKVQVRAPQMIITDLQMPRMNGLELCGKIREFPETKTIPLTLLTGKGFEFDHDEYMETLKITNVMVKPFSPKKLLTQVQESLNLTNDVIG
- a CDS encoding sensor domain-containing diguanylate cyclase — encoded protein: MRNYYTAIQFWSYSLLVVCLCPLAVFLGSYMGWPLGIAPLLLLAPITVLAAISSPRVCSWTITVLAVGACFSEIFFRSDISEVKTTYPLSIMSAAVLIGLTLLIDAYIGKLRGKLSQIYNQNDELVRQLYECQRETQPVSDKSPSGADKKEKMQVESKENPDAEFGVNYPLLLLTLQDIGRRISTNQSNESLIPTVISTAKASLQCEYCQVYLWDSKASALKNALPVRSRDKHEYRPVPNSGVAAWVIENRQIVMRNDAEKDYRLKRILEEDPHMPDAIAPLTVGSELIGLLIIDKVDIESPTIGRLIYILSNIYALGIKNSQLFKRIEEMASRDGLTGLLNHATFQDKLQELIKNAEAQSTTLSIIMSDIDHFKSFNDTYGHQAGDFVLKEVARIWKTVMPENAIVARYGGEEFIGVLADHEYSQAVQIAEDLRETLENCPILFEGQQLQVTASFGVTELRHPATTTNELVKVADEYLYKAKEAGRNQVAGIAPNSARKPSN
- a CDS encoding STAS domain-containing protein, encoding MQITTEIFGNVLVAHTPDELTDDTSIEFVNALSAAINDQHYQVVLQMDRSELLDSAGLTALLDLQDLTREQGGNLKISGLEDPGKKILELTRLDQRIDLFDSVIEAVSSFH
- a CDS encoding GspE/PulE family protein — translated: MNTNSLLQPKMRLGDLLIYKEYITLEQLESALEEQSQGDGDQLLGELLVNNEYCTEEQVLECLALEFRIPYVQLDSRMFDSKIFDVLPREFVEKHTVLPLFKVRNVLTVAVAEPTNVFLVDQLRDLTKSEVQIVAASAREIRRMVQTYMPNTNVFVIDDIIDDANGTNVELIEESIDDIGFDVEFAGQSPIIKLVNYIVYNAVREGASDIHIEPTESQLRVRYRVDGVLQQALEPPVHLAPAVSSRIKIMASLDISERRLPQDGRIHVLMEGRPIDLRVSTLPMPTGEKVVIRILDNRSVNISLEQLGFSSEVLENFTEQLEKPNGIILVTGPTGSGKSTTLYAALNAVSSIEKNVCTVEDPIEYQLPIINQFQVNEKIGLSFASILRSLLRQDPDVIMVGEIRDQETGKIAIQAALTGHLVFSTLHTNDAISAITRLINMGVDDYLIGAAVNMALAQRLCRKLCPKCKTPYELPKAMQLAVERVGLDIDEFYKGKGCKRCRNTGFSGRIGVHEILTVDDQLREIITTDPTVAAVKEYAQNNGMIPLRYDALRKAKEGMTTIEEALKVSDEGWIPQKSAILH
- a CDS encoding type IV pilus twitching motility protein PilT, which gives rise to MEMNDLLHAAVDSNASDILLVTDAPPMFRIDGKLNTTALEALDPETIRDLCDQVLKDKQKATLEKQKDVDFAITVPRLGRFRFNIHVQRGSLAAAIRRFSNDICTLSSLELPPVVEELTRLKTGLILVTGQTGSGKSTTLAAMVEAINQRDPKHIITLEDPIEYQFKHGKSLIEQREIGEDCPGFASGLKHVLRQDPDVIMVGELRDLDTIRVALQAAETGHLVLASLHVSSAAGVVDRLVEVFPPQEQSQIRSHLAESLRAVITQKLLPAAFSKGRVAALEIMLMNRAIQTSIRESTSHLIPGVISTNRRVGMQTMEQALKELLLNGKVDAEVIDEHLQELKGESSKELSHGLLA